One genomic segment of Rhizobium viscosum includes these proteins:
- a CDS encoding glycosyltransferase has translation MTVKAASSLPETMTFRGDAPVVARSRAVEAGSRADAKPLRVAIVHYWLVSMRGGEKVVEELCRMFPQADIFTLVYNPDRTSDFLNSRNIQTSFLQKIPRSTRHYTKMLPLMPFALEHFDLQDYDLVISSESGPAKGIITRADALHICYCHSPMRYIWDQFHLYRRGVSWIGKAMMSLTAPILRAWDVTTASRVDTFVANSSYVAGRIRRFYDRDAVVIYPPVATDDFAIGQGKGEFYLYAGQLTAYKRPDIAVKACTEMGRNLVVIGEGEQEAYLKSIAGPTVQFLGHQPFPALRDHLSRCRALLFPGIEDFGILPVEAMASGRPVLAFDAGGARETVCAPHVGFRFAEQSTEALMETMAAFEAVEDTLDPVAIHNHALKFSAAVFRDRLGSLIDEQLAKHGHPAASPVRRKVS, from the coding sequence GTGACTGTCAAAGCAGCAAGCTCTCTCCCCGAAACAATGACATTCCGTGGCGATGCGCCCGTCGTGGCAAGAAGCCGGGCCGTCGAAGCCGGCAGCAGGGCCGATGCGAAGCCGCTTCGCGTTGCTATCGTCCACTATTGGCTGGTATCGATGCGTGGCGGTGAAAAGGTGGTGGAAGAACTGTGCCGCATGTTCCCTCAGGCAGACATCTTCACGCTGGTGTATAATCCCGATCGTACCAGCGATTTCCTGAACAGTCGCAACATCCAAACGTCCTTCCTGCAGAAGATTCCGCGGTCTACGCGCCATTATACAAAGATGCTGCCGCTCATGCCCTTCGCGCTCGAGCATTTCGACCTTCAGGACTATGATCTTGTTATTTCAAGCGAATCCGGTCCCGCCAAGGGAATCATCACGCGGGCGGATGCGCTTCACATCTGCTACTGCCATTCGCCGATGCGCTATATCTGGGACCAGTTTCACCTGTACCGGCGCGGCGTTTCCTGGATCGGCAAGGCAATGATGTCACTCACGGCTCCCATACTGCGTGCCTGGGACGTGACGACCGCCTCGCGCGTCGATACGTTCGTTGCGAATTCCAGCTATGTCGCGGGCCGTATCCGCCGCTTCTATGACCGCGACGCCGTCGTCATCTATCCGCCGGTTGCGACCGACGATTTCGCCATCGGGCAGGGTAAGGGTGAGTTCTATCTCTATGCGGGCCAGCTCACCGCCTATAAGCGGCCGGACATCGCCGTCAAGGCCTGCACCGAAATGGGCCGCAATCTGGTCGTGATCGGTGAGGGCGAGCAGGAAGCCTATCTGAAGTCAATCGCCGGCCCGACGGTGCAATTCCTCGGCCATCAGCCATTCCCGGCTTTGCGCGATCATCTGTCGCGCTGCCGCGCGCTACTATTCCCCGGCATCGAAGACTTCGGCATTCTGCCGGTGGAGGCGATGGCGTCCGGCCGGCCGGTTCTGGCTTTCGATGCGGGTGGCGCACGCGAAACTGTCTGCGCACCGCATGTCGGCTTCCGCTTTGCCGAGCAGAGTACGGAAGCGCTGATGGAAACGATGGCAGCCTTCGAAGCGGTCGAGGACACGCTCGATCCGGTGGCGATCCATAACCACGCCCTGAAATTCTCCGCAGCGGTTTTCCGCGACCGTCTCGGCTCGCTCATCGATGAGCAACTCGCCAAGCATGGCCATCCGGCCGCAAGCCCCGTCAGGAGGAAAGTAAGCTGA
- a CDS encoding lipopolysaccharide biosynthesis protein — MSSVSHRTATASIWTISGKFLARLLDFASLLILARLLSPADFGIVAIATSVLVIVEAILDLPLTQALVRIPSPSERMFATAFTLSLIRGTAISLLMIIIAWPMALLYNDPRLFQLVAVVSIAPAMRSLISPRMVLFMQRFDFRREFALDIIAKGSTLIFGVGVAVATNSYWGLAIGAVAGPTASTIVSYIFAPMRPRLSLSEWKHFQDMIGWNTISQVLNSLNWQMDRLLLPRFTSLSTYGAFSVADNLAGIPYQTFVGPLLRPLMAAFSNVSDRGKQITAYLKATNAIMVVAAPILLVIILLAEPILRIVVGEKWVVAAPILQWLCIVSLIGLPTTIMPPLVMVLDKTRYVALRMFVEFAVRAPVTVLGVMMFGLDGALAARVIAAVVAYVVCLVITERLIGASIGAQLYAFVRPLAACLPMIGFLLWVQPVLIAMPLGIELVVGVGLCSGAALAIFWVFSLLLWQAVGRPDGLEAIVVRKIMPWRNGVVVS; from the coding sequence GTGTCAAGCGTATCGCATAGAACGGCGACAGCAAGTATCTGGACGATCAGCGGAAAATTCCTGGCACGACTGCTCGATTTCGCGAGCCTGCTCATTCTTGCAAGACTTCTGAGCCCGGCAGATTTCGGGATCGTCGCCATTGCCACATCGGTTCTTGTCATCGTCGAGGCGATCCTCGATCTGCCGCTCACCCAGGCGTTGGTGCGCATTCCCTCGCCATCCGAGCGGATGTTTGCAACAGCCTTTACATTGAGCCTCATCAGGGGAACGGCGATCAGCCTGCTGATGATTATCATCGCCTGGCCGATGGCTCTCCTTTACAACGATCCGCGGCTTTTTCAGCTGGTTGCCGTGGTTTCGATCGCGCCTGCGATGCGTAGCCTGATCAGCCCGCGCATGGTGCTTTTCATGCAGCGCTTCGACTTCCGGCGCGAATTCGCCCTCGACATCATCGCCAAGGGATCGACCCTCATCTTCGGCGTCGGTGTCGCGGTTGCGACCAACAGTTACTGGGGGCTGGCAATTGGCGCCGTTGCCGGTCCGACGGCGTCGACCATCGTCTCCTATATCTTCGCGCCGATGCGGCCGAGGCTCAGCCTTTCGGAATGGAAGCACTTCCAGGACATGATCGGCTGGAATACGATTTCGCAGGTTCTCAACTCACTCAACTGGCAGATGGATCGGCTGCTGCTGCCGCGCTTTACCAGCCTTTCCACCTACGGTGCCTTCAGCGTCGCGGACAATCTTGCCGGCATTCCCTATCAGACATTCGTCGGTCCGCTGCTCCGCCCGCTGATGGCGGCCTTCTCCAATGTCAGCGACCGGGGCAAGCAGATCACCGCCTATCTGAAGGCCACTAATGCAATCATGGTCGTTGCGGCGCCGATCCTGCTCGTCATCATTCTTCTGGCCGAACCGATCCTGCGCATCGTCGTTGGCGAGAAATGGGTCGTTGCAGCGCCGATCCTGCAGTGGCTTTGCATCGTCAGCCTGATCGGTCTGCCGACGACCATCATGCCGCCGCTTGTCATGGTTCTCGATAAAACCCGCTATGTGGCGCTCAGGATGTTTGTTGAATTCGCAGTTAGGGCGCCGGTTACAGTGCTCGGCGTCATGATGTTCGGGCTTGACGGTGCGCTGGCAGCGCGTGTCATCGCCGCTGTCGTTGCCTACGTCGTCTGCCTTGTCATCACGGAGCGGCTGATCGGTGCTTCGATTGGCGCGCAGCTCTACGCGTTTGTCCGGCCGCTTGCGGCCTGCCTGCCGATGATCGGTTTCCTGCTCTGGGTTCAGCCTGTTCTCATTGCCATGCCGCTCGGCATCGAACTCGTCGTTGGTGTCGGCTTATGCAGCGGTGCCGCGCTTGCGATCTTCTGGGTTTTCTCCCTGCTCCTGTGGCAGGCCGTGGGGCGGCCCGACGGGCTGGAGGCCATCGTCGTCAGGAAGATCATGCCCTGGCGGAACGGAGTCGTCGTTTCATGA
- a CDS encoding glycoside hydrolase family 16 protein produces the protein MRHAKFAGRFALLIVIGLFGPPGPRPSEAEEPLNLDDFQLTFAEDFNTLDASAWGENGSRWIAHTPWNGDFGDAQFTDPMDGFPFTVNDGILRIEARKDADGKWRSGLLASTNPKGEGFSQTFGYFEARMKLPPGKGVWPAFWLIGLDRSKFTSEIDVIEYYGRAPGEFSMGYHVWRPSNQHTTDGHLTNVPEGSLSSNYHTFGVDIGPQKSTFYLDRNPLWSFDTPPEFHMPFYPLVNLALGSGWPIDETPNPSYLLVDYIHVYQRKNLISAKND, from the coding sequence ATGCGTCACGCGAAATTTGCCGGAAGATTTGCGCTTCTGATCGTCATCGGCCTTTTCGGCCCGCCTGGTCCGCGGCCGAGCGAGGCAGAAGAGCCGCTCAATCTCGACGATTTCCAGCTGACCTTTGCCGAAGATTTCAACACGCTCGATGCTTCGGCCTGGGGCGAGAACGGGTCGCGCTGGATCGCGCATACACCGTGGAATGGCGATTTCGGCGATGCCCAATTTACCGACCCGATGGACGGTTTCCCGTTTACGGTCAATGACGGCATCTTGCGGATCGAGGCCCGGAAGGATGCGGATGGTAAGTGGCGCTCTGGTCTGCTCGCCTCCACCAATCCGAAGGGCGAAGGCTTCTCCCAGACGTTCGGCTATTTTGAAGCGCGTATGAAGCTGCCGCCCGGCAAGGGCGTCTGGCCAGCTTTCTGGCTGATCGGCCTCGACCGGTCCAAATTTACCTCGGAAATCGACGTGATCGAATATTATGGTCGCGCGCCCGGCGAGTTCAGCATGGGCTATCATGTCTGGCGCCCGAGCAACCAGCACACGACGGACGGTCATCTGACGAATGTGCCCGAAGGCTCGCTCAGCAGCAACTACCACACGTTTGGCGTCGATATCGGCCCGCAGAAATCAACCTTCTATCTGGATCGCAATCCCCTCTGGAGCTTCGACACGCCGCCGGAATTCCACATGCCCTTCTATCCGCTGGTCAATCTTGCGCTCGGGTCAGGCTGGCCGATCGATGAAACGCCGAATCCGTCCTATCTGCTGGTCGATTATATCCATGTCTATCAGCGCAAGAACCTGATTTCGGCCAAAAACGATTAG
- a CDS encoding LysR family transcriptional regulator, whose amino-acid sequence METRFLDTFLLVAELGSLAEASRRLGITPAAVAQRMQALEDDVGVPLLTRVGRRVRPTDTGHAIIEKSRRILAEVRDLRSLANADLPSGELRLGAITTALTGLLPSALHEVFASMPLVELFLLPGPSTDLYQRLIDRNIDAAIIVKPPFSIPKTLEWELLRAERLVLVAPADCRGENPHALLKTRPFIRYDRNNWGGRLADEYLQRQGLKPAERLELDSLEAISVMVANGLGVSLVPDWARPWPEGLNLAVLELPVPFPPREVGMLWPRSSPSRRLTGIVLDALKRSQTAIRP is encoded by the coding sequence ATGGAAACGCGCTTTCTCGATACCTTCCTGCTGGTTGCCGAACTCGGATCGCTGGCCGAAGCCTCCCGCCGCCTCGGCATTACGCCGGCCGCGGTCGCCCAGCGCATGCAGGCGCTGGAAGACGATGTCGGCGTGCCGCTGCTGACCCGGGTCGGCCGTCGTGTCCGCCCGACCGATACCGGCCACGCCATCATCGAAAAGAGCCGCAGGATCCTCGCCGAGGTCCGCGATCTGCGCAGCCTTGCCAATGCCGATCTCCCCTCGGGCGAACTCCGCCTCGGCGCCATCACTACTGCGCTGACCGGGCTGCTACCATCAGCCCTGCATGAGGTCTTCGCCAGCATGCCACTAGTGGAGCTCTTCCTGCTGCCAGGGCCGTCGACCGACCTCTACCAGCGGCTGATAGACCGGAATATCGACGCGGCAATCATCGTAAAACCACCTTTTTCGATACCGAAAACATTGGAATGGGAGCTGCTGCGGGCCGAACGTCTGGTTCTCGTGGCCCCCGCCGATTGCCGGGGCGAGAACCCGCACGCGCTCCTGAAGACCCGCCCCTTCATCCGCTACGACCGGAACAACTGGGGCGGCCGCCTTGCCGACGAATATCTTCAAAGACAGGGTTTGAAGCCCGCTGAACGTCTGGAACTCGATTCCCTCGAAGCGATCTCGGTCATGGTCGCTAATGGGCTCGGCGTCTCGCTGGTGCCGGACTGGGCAAGACCCTGGCCGGAAGGCCTCAACCTCGCTGTCCTCGAACTGCCTGTGCCCTTTCCACCGCGAGAGGTCGGGATGCTCTGGCCGCGCAGCTCCCCATCGCGCCGGTTGACCGGCATCGTACTCGACGCGCTCAAACGCTCGCAGACCGCCATCCGGCCCTAA
- a CDS encoding SDR family oxidoreductase, translated as MDMQLNGKTALVFGAGGGLGGAIARSLALEGVRVAVADIDEAAAAKTAEGIVSAGGKALAIGWDIADLSVIEARLAVIADTFGAVDILVNNTGGPPPTPASGQSAETWSKYFDMMVRSVIAVTDAVLPGMKASGWGRVITSTSSGVVAPIPNLGISNSLRLALVGWSKTLAREIGRDGITANIVLPGRIATGRITFLDEQKAKRENRPVEEVTAESTAAIPVGRYGRPEEYGDTVAFLASPRASYITGSVIRIDGGLIQSI; from the coding sequence TTGGATATGCAATTGAATGGAAAGACCGCGCTTGTGTTCGGTGCGGGTGGTGGATTGGGCGGTGCGATTGCCCGCTCATTGGCCTTAGAAGGTGTTCGCGTCGCCGTTGCCGATATCGATGAAGCCGCGGCCGCAAAGACGGCGGAAGGCATCGTTTCCGCGGGGGGGAAGGCACTGGCGATCGGCTGGGATATCGCCGATCTCTCTGTCATCGAGGCGAGGCTGGCTGTGATCGCCGATACTTTTGGGGCTGTCGATATCCTCGTCAACAATACGGGCGGACCGCCACCGACACCGGCCTCCGGTCAATCGGCGGAAACCTGGTCGAAATATTTCGACATGATGGTGCGCTCGGTGATTGCCGTGACGGATGCCGTGCTGCCCGGCATGAAGGCGAGCGGTTGGGGCCGTGTCATCACCTCCACGTCATCAGGCGTCGTGGCGCCGATCCCCAATCTGGGTATCTCCAACAGCCTGCGCCTGGCGTTAGTCGGCTGGTCGAAGACACTCGCCCGTGAGATCGGCCGAGATGGGATTACCGCCAATATCGTGCTGCCAGGGCGCATCGCGACCGGCCGCATTACTTTCCTCGACGAGCAGAAGGCGAAGCGCGAAAACCGGCCGGTGGAAGAGGTGACGGCCGAGAGCACAGCCGCCATTCCTGTCGGGCGTTACGGCCGGCCGGAGGAATATGGCGACACGGTTGCTTTTCTCGCCAGCCCGCGCGCATCCTATATTACCGGCTCCGTCATCCGCATCGACGGCGGCCTCATCCAGAGCATATGA
- a CDS encoding ribonuclease activity regulator RraA, whose translation MSLDPAVIETLKGVSTATLTTVLLKKGLRNVWMRGTKPLRPGQERVVGPAFTLRFVPAREDLATPESWASPISTRAAIEDMPEGCIAVVDAMGVQDAGIFGDILCARMMKRKVAALVSDGVVRDLEGVLASGLPVWCDGMAAPPSVAGLTFVGWQQPIACGGVAVFPGDIVVADKDGAVLIPAALLDVVLAEAPEQERMEGWIMTEIDRGVPLPGLYPMNAETKVRYQAWKDAQ comes from the coding sequence ATGTCTCTAGATCCAGCCGTTATCGAAACTCTGAAGGGCGTTTCCACAGCGACTCTGACAACCGTGCTTCTGAAAAAGGGGCTCAGGAATGTCTGGATGCGCGGCACAAAGCCGCTAAGGCCGGGCCAGGAGCGGGTGGTCGGCCCAGCCTTCACGCTGCGCTTCGTGCCGGCGCGGGAGGATCTGGCGACGCCCGAAAGCTGGGCTTCGCCGATCTCCACACGGGCGGCGATCGAGGATATGCCCGAAGGATGCATCGCCGTGGTCGATGCGATGGGTGTGCAGGATGCCGGCATCTTCGGCGATATTCTCTGCGCCCGGATGATGAAGCGCAAGGTCGCGGCCTTGGTCAGCGATGGTGTGGTTCGCGATCTGGAAGGTGTGCTTGCGAGCGGGCTGCCCGTCTGGTGCGACGGCATGGCGGCACCGCCTTCCGTCGCCGGGCTGACCTTCGTCGGCTGGCAGCAGCCGATTGCCTGCGGCGGTGTTGCGGTTTTCCCCGGCGATATCGTCGTTGCCGACAAGGACGGCGCCGTGCTCATCCCGGCCGCCCTGCTCGACGTGGTGCTTGCTGAAGCGCCGGAACAGGAGCGTATGGAAGGCTGGATCATGACCGAAATCGACCGGGGCGTGCCGCTGCCCGGTCTCTATCCCATGAACGCGGAAACCAAGGTACGCTATCAGGCGTGGAAGGATGCACAATGA
- a CDS encoding dihydrodipicolinate synthase family protein, whose translation MSFGTDAKGVYAIATTPFLPDGTLDAPSIDRLTDFYQDSGVTGMTILGIMGEAPKLEPAESRAVIRQVVGRSRVPVVVGVSAPGFAAMRSLARDAMDMGAAGVMIAPTPALRTDEQIVQYFAQAVEAVGTDVPWVLQDYPLTLTVVMSASVVAKIISDHPSCVMLKHEDWPGLEKISKLRAMQKAGELRPISILCGNGGMFLDFEPERGADGAMTGYGFPDMLVELVNLFAAGKRDEAHDLFDAHLPLIRYEQQLGVGLAVRKHVLMRRGVITSDAQRKPGSVLSATARAEVDYLLRRLARHDPRAPV comes from the coding sequence ATGAGCTTCGGAACTGACGCAAAGGGCGTCTATGCGATCGCAACCACGCCATTCCTGCCTGATGGTACTCTCGATGCGCCGTCAATCGATCGGTTGACCGACTTCTATCAGGACAGCGGCGTTACCGGCATGACCATCCTCGGGATCATGGGCGAGGCGCCGAAGCTTGAGCCCGCGGAATCGCGAGCAGTCATTCGCCAGGTGGTCGGCCGTTCAAGAGTGCCGGTCGTTGTCGGCGTCTCTGCACCTGGATTTGCGGCGATGCGTTCGCTCGCCCGCGATGCGATGGACATGGGGGCTGCCGGCGTGATGATCGCGCCGACGCCGGCGCTTCGCACCGATGAGCAGATCGTCCAGTATTTCGCGCAGGCCGTCGAAGCCGTCGGCACGGACGTTCCGTGGGTGCTACAGGATTATCCGCTGACGCTGACGGTCGTCATGTCGGCCAGCGTGGTTGCCAAGATCATTTCCGATCATCCCTCCTGTGTCATGCTCAAGCACGAGGACTGGCCGGGGCTGGAGAAGATCTCAAAGCTGCGCGCCATGCAGAAAGCCGGCGAGCTTCGGCCCATCTCGATCCTCTGCGGCAATGGCGGCATGTTCCTCGATTTCGAACCGGAGCGTGGTGCCGACGGCGCCATGACTGGCTACGGTTTCCCGGACATGCTGGTGGAACTGGTCAATCTGTTTGCTGCGGGAAAACGTGATGAGGCGCATGACCTCTTTGATGCCCATCTGCCGCTGATCCGCTACGAGCAGCAGCTCGGCGTCGGCCTTGCCGTTCGCAAGCATGTCCTGATGCGCCGGGGCGTCATCACCTCGGATGCGCAGCGTAAGCCCGGAAGCGTACTCAGCGCCACGGCGCGGGCGGAGGTCGACTATCTACTGCGCCGTCTTGCGCGGCATGATCCACGCGCACCCGTTTGA
- a CDS encoding D-2-hydroxyacid dehydrogenase family protein, with the protein MPLRCAILDDYQRVALSMANWSSIEAKVEIDCFNDRVADTDALIARLADYEIIVAMRERTVFDAECLGRLPKLKLLITTGMANASIDMAAAARLGITVAGTGGFVGSAAELTWALLMAIVRHIPTEVANFRAAKDPWQLSVGRDLRGLTLGVAGLGKLGRQVAAYGHAFGMNVIGWSRSNTPEKSAELGIGYAATVDELLRAADIVSLHLTLNAETKGIIGNHELGLMKPGAILLNTSRGPLVDEQSLIAALGSGRLGGAGLDVFDEEPLPANHAFRRLANVVATPHLGYVTEETYRIFYGDAVEDIAAWIDGKPVRVLNAQN; encoded by the coding sequence ATGCCTTTACGCTGCGCCATTCTCGATGATTACCAGCGCGTCGCCCTGTCCATGGCCAACTGGAGCAGCATCGAGGCGAAGGTCGAGATCGACTGTTTCAACGACCGTGTCGCAGACACAGACGCCCTCATTGCTCGGCTCGCGGACTACGAGATCATCGTCGCCATGCGGGAGCGCACCGTCTTCGATGCCGAATGCCTTGGCCGCCTGCCGAAGCTCAAACTGCTGATCACGACCGGGATGGCCAATGCCTCGATAGACATGGCCGCTGCCGCCCGTCTCGGCATCACGGTTGCCGGCACAGGCGGCTTCGTCGGTTCGGCTGCCGAACTCACCTGGGCGCTGCTGATGGCGATCGTTCGCCATATCCCCACGGAAGTCGCGAATTTCCGCGCAGCAAAGGACCCATGGCAACTGTCGGTCGGGCGCGACCTCAGAGGGCTGACGCTCGGCGTCGCCGGGCTTGGCAAGCTCGGCCGGCAGGTTGCTGCTTACGGCCACGCTTTCGGCATGAACGTTATCGGCTGGTCGCGCTCCAACACGCCGGAGAAGAGTGCCGAACTCGGCATCGGCTATGCCGCTACCGTGGACGAATTGCTCCGCGCCGCCGATATCGTCTCGTTGCATCTGACCCTGAATGCCGAAACAAAGGGCATCATCGGCAATCATGAACTCGGCCTGATGAAACCGGGCGCCATCCTTCTCAACACATCCCGAGGACCGCTTGTCGATGAGCAATCACTGATCGCAGCACTGGGAAGCGGCCGTCTCGGCGGCGCCGGCCTCGATGTTTTCGACGAGGAACCACTGCCTGCAAATCACGCCTTCCGGCGGCTCGCCAATGTCGTGGCGACCCCGCATCTCGGCTACGTGACGGAAGAAACCTATCGCATTTTCTACGGGGACGCCGTGGAGGATATCGCAGCCTGGATCGACGGAAAGCCAGTGCGTGTCCTCAATGCGCAGAATTGA
- a CDS encoding LysR family transcriptional regulator, with amino-acid sequence MSKPIHPNFRHIRLFTACAETSSLTSAATALGITQPAASQALRRLEELLDATLIERDTMALTAEGKIVLPRFRRLCDLIRQACISTAKAAIDITEARLTWPHLHALTSFAEHGSFSAAARMMEQSEPAVQRAAREAEAVMGISLFENFGRNLRLTAAGLSATRWFSLALAEFESLRDELQEARNHYAGRISVGTLPLTRTFLVPDVIAHLANRHPLARFEIVEGSYEVLIDDLERGRVDILVGALRKNLVSKTLYQEPLFDFELSIVGRADHPLTQHRGITPDDLADYSWVVARRDTPSRETFNTMAATFPKDKPARQSVETGSLNAIRGVLLKSDHLALLSRHQIRYELEAGFLATMDHPLSGSRRPVGVTLRRHWLPTALQAEFLSLLRKHSAELI; translated from the coding sequence ATGTCGAAGCCGATCCATCCGAACTTCCGCCACATCAGGCTATTCACTGCTTGCGCAGAGACCAGCTCGCTGACATCGGCCGCGACCGCCCTCGGCATCACCCAGCCGGCGGCGTCTCAGGCCCTGCGGCGGTTGGAAGAGCTTCTGGACGCGACCCTGATCGAACGCGATACCATGGCACTGACAGCGGAAGGAAAGATCGTCCTGCCGCGGTTCCGCCGCCTCTGCGACCTCATCCGCCAGGCATGCATATCGACCGCGAAAGCGGCAATCGACATCACCGAGGCGCGTCTGACATGGCCGCACCTGCACGCCCTCACTTCCTTTGCCGAGCACGGAAGCTTCAGCGCCGCAGCTCGCATGATGGAACAATCGGAGCCGGCCGTGCAGCGCGCGGCTCGCGAGGCCGAAGCCGTTATGGGCATTTCCCTCTTCGAAAATTTCGGTCGTAACCTCCGCCTGACGGCGGCAGGTCTTTCCGCCACTCGCTGGTTCAGCCTGGCGCTTGCTGAATTCGAAAGCCTGCGCGACGAGCTCCAGGAGGCCCGCAATCACTATGCCGGCCGTATTTCGGTTGGTACCCTGCCGCTGACCCGAACCTTCCTGGTGCCTGACGTAATCGCGCATCTTGCCAACCGCCATCCGCTCGCACGCTTCGAAATCGTGGAGGGCAGCTACGAGGTGCTGATAGACGATCTCGAGCGAGGCCGCGTCGATATCCTTGTCGGCGCGCTGCGCAAAAACCTCGTCTCGAAAACCCTGTATCAGGAACCGCTCTTCGATTTCGAACTCAGCATCGTCGGGCGCGCCGACCATCCGCTGACGCAGCATCGCGGGATCACCCCCGACGATCTCGCTGACTACTCCTGGGTCGTCGCCCGCCGCGATACGCCTTCGCGCGAAACCTTCAACACCATGGCAGCAACCTTCCCAAAGGACAAACCCGCCCGCCAGAGCGTCGAGACCGGCTCGCTCAATGCCATCAGGGGCGTGCTCCTGAAATCCGATCACCTCGCCCTGCTCTCACGCCACCAGATCCGTTATGAGCTGGAGGCAGGCTTCCTCGCTACGATGGATCATCCGCTGTCTGGTTCCCGCCGCCCCGTCGGCGTCACGTTACGCCGCCATTGGCTGCCGACTGCTCTACAGGCGGAATTTCTGTCTCTGCTCAGAAAGCATTCGGCAGAACTCATCTAG
- a CDS encoding methylenetetrahydrofolate reductase: MALLNFTGKSRELTTEPKFADMIEGWSIEVMPRTAAKVDDFRELLPAGTRVYIAHLDGTPIEDMVATARRLNRQGFPVMPHLPARSIPDIGTLADWLERYRGEADVRQALLLGGGRATPVGDFHSSMQLVETGLFDHHGFTHLHFAGHPEGSRDVDPNGSTAMADRALRWKQDLASRTDARLAITTQFAFDPQPVIDWAERIQAAGVTMPIHIGIAGPARLQTLIKYAISCGIGPSMKVLQKRAMDMSKLLLPYEPTDLVAALADYKARRPESLISQLHIFPLGGIQVAADWMNKHRSVETPIALP, translated from the coding sequence ATGGCTTTGTTGAATTTCACCGGCAAATCCAGGGAGCTTACTACGGAGCCGAAATTCGCAGACATGATCGAGGGGTGGTCGATCGAGGTCATGCCACGCACGGCCGCTAAGGTTGACGACTTTCGCGAACTCCTGCCAGCCGGGACTCGCGTCTATATCGCTCACCTCGACGGCACTCCGATCGAGGATATGGTGGCGACAGCAAGACGGCTGAACCGACAGGGCTTTCCGGTCATGCCGCATCTGCCTGCGCGCAGCATTCCTGATATCGGTACATTGGCGGATTGGTTGGAACGATATCGCGGCGAAGCCGATGTTCGCCAGGCTCTCCTGCTCGGTGGCGGCAGGGCCACGCCTGTAGGAGACTTTCACAGCTCCATGCAATTGGTCGAGACCGGGCTTTTCGACCACCACGGCTTTACTCATCTGCATTTTGCCGGTCATCCGGAAGGCAGCCGTGATGTCGATCCGAATGGATCAACTGCCATGGCCGATCGGGCACTGCGCTGGAAGCAGGATCTCGCCTCCCGAACCGATGCCAGGCTTGCTATCACCACTCAATTCGCCTTCGATCCTCAGCCTGTCATCGACTGGGCTGAACGCATCCAGGCCGCCGGCGTTACCATGCCCATCCATATCGGCATTGCCGGCCCTGCCAGGCTGCAGACGCTGATCAAATACGCCATCTCCTGTGGCATTGGCCCCTCCATGAAGGTGCTGCAGAAACGCGCCATGGACATGAGCAAGCTGCTGCTGCCCTATGAACCGACCGATCTCGTCGCTGCCCTCGCCGATTACAAGGCAAGAAGGCCTGAAAGCCTTATCAGTCAACTGCACATCTTCCCGCTCGGCGGCATCCAGGTGGCGGCCGACTGGATGAACAAACACCGTTCCGTCGAAACACCTATCGCGCTACCCTGA